Proteins encoded in a region of the Caballeronia sp. M1242 genome:
- a CDS encoding amidase: MSAFLHEFDLIAHARPDAPTIAIKDSIDIAGYATTAASRALADAPPATRHAEVAQRLLDAGWRITGKTNMHELAFGMTGINDFCGTPRNPQDAARIPGGSSSGSASAVGLHLVDAALGTDTGGSVRGPAACCGVIGLKPTFGRVSRDGVAPRETTLDCVGPFARDMNTIIDVMLAIDPSFQAGRARRDVANARVALLHVDADDDIKRAVASAVACSGLFTRRVALASMRDAFAAGLAVINAETWRAFGHLVDTGKLGADIEARLRAAANTNAADLDNAERIRSAITDEIDRTLDDADVLILPTLPSLPITIEAARAGTSVIAMSSLIRPFNLSGHPAITLPVPMNGTHMKAGLQIVGREGEDETVCAVAARIEAALASNE, translated from the coding sequence ATGAGCGCCTTCTTGCACGAGTTCGATCTCATTGCGCATGCACGTCCGGACGCGCCGACGATTGCGATCAAGGACAGCATCGATATCGCGGGCTACGCGACGACCGCCGCGAGCCGCGCGCTCGCCGATGCGCCGCCCGCCACGCGCCACGCCGAAGTCGCCCAGCGCCTGCTCGACGCGGGCTGGCGCATCACCGGCAAGACCAACATGCACGAGCTTGCGTTCGGCATGACCGGCATCAACGACTTCTGCGGCACGCCGCGCAATCCACAGGATGCGGCGCGCATTCCGGGCGGATCGTCGAGCGGTTCGGCGTCCGCGGTCGGCCTGCATCTCGTCGATGCCGCGCTCGGCACCGACACCGGCGGCTCCGTGCGCGGCCCGGCGGCGTGTTGCGGCGTGATCGGCCTCAAGCCCACGTTCGGACGCGTATCGCGCGATGGCGTCGCGCCGCGCGAGACCACGCTCGATTGCGTCGGTCCGTTCGCGCGTGACATGAACACGATCATCGACGTGATGCTCGCAATCGATCCGTCGTTTCAGGCGGGCCGCGCGCGCCGCGATGTTGCGAATGCAAGGGTCGCGCTGCTTCATGTCGATGCGGACGACGACATCAAGCGCGCGGTTGCCTCTGCGGTGGCATGCAGCGGCTTGTTCACGCGCCGCGTGGCGCTCGCGTCGATGCGCGATGCCTTCGCAGCGGGGCTGGCTGTCATCAACGCGGAGACGTGGCGTGCGTTCGGCCATCTCGTCGATACCGGCAAGCTCGGCGCCGATATCGAAGCCCGCCTGCGCGCGGCAGCCAATACGAACGCTGCCGATCTCGACAACGCGGAACGCATCCGCAGCGCGATCACGGATGAAATCGACCGCACGCTCGATGACGCGGACGTGCTCATTCTGCCGACGCTTCCGTCGCTTCCGATCACCATCGAGGCGGCGCGCGCGGGAACGTCGGTCATCGCGATGTCGTCGCTCATACGGCCATTCAATCTCAGCGGGCATCCTGCCATTACGCTGCCCGTGCCAATGAACGGAACGCACATGAAGGCCGGATTGCAGATCGTCGGCCGCGAGGGCGAGGACGAGACCGTGTGCGCGGTCGCGGCGCGCATCGAAGCGGCGCTCGCATCCAACGAATGA
- a CDS encoding SDR family NAD(P)-dependent oxidoreductase, which produces MSKRVVLITGAARGLGEALARRFHDAGYKVALGDIAFDAAQRLARELSGDGSSALALRLDVTSKADFEAARDALIDRWGAIDALVNNAGASKVVPVMEITAEEFDQVIDVNLRSVLFGCQVFGQYFATHGAGRIVNIASLAGQNGGSATGAHYAAAKGGAITLTKVFARDLAAHGVTVNAISPGPLDLPIVHESVPADKLEKVIAGIPVGRLGSASYIADIAVMLASADAYFANGACWDINGGLFMR; this is translated from the coding sequence ATGTCGAAGAGAGTCGTGCTCATTACAGGCGCCGCGCGCGGACTGGGCGAGGCGCTCGCGCGCCGCTTTCATGACGCGGGCTACAAAGTGGCGCTCGGCGATATCGCGTTTGATGCCGCGCAGAGGCTCGCGCGTGAGTTGAGCGGCGACGGGTCGAGCGCACTCGCGCTCAGGCTCGATGTCACCTCAAAGGCCGATTTCGAGGCCGCGCGCGATGCGCTGATCGACCGCTGGGGCGCGATCGATGCGCTCGTGAACAACGCGGGCGCGTCGAAGGTGGTGCCCGTCATGGAGATCACGGCGGAAGAGTTCGATCAGGTCATCGACGTGAACCTGCGCAGCGTGTTGTTCGGCTGTCAGGTGTTCGGGCAGTACTTCGCGACGCACGGCGCGGGGCGCATCGTGAATATCGCATCGCTCGCGGGACAGAATGGCGGCTCGGCGACCGGCGCGCATTACGCGGCGGCCAAAGGCGGCGCCATCACGCTTACCAAGGTCTTCGCACGCGATCTCGCGGCGCATGGCGTGACTGTCAACGCGATCTCACCGGGACCGCTCGATCTGCCGATCGTGCATGAGAGCGTGCCCGCGGACAAGCTGGAGAAAGTGATTGCCGGCATTCCCGTGGGACGCCTCGGCTCTGCTTCCTACATTGCCGATATTGCCGTCATGCTCGCTTCCGCCGATGCCTACTTCGCCAACGGTGCGTGCTGGGATATCAATGGTGGGCTTTTCATGCGCTAA
- the hpaC gene encoding 4-hydroxyphenylacetate 3-monooxygenase, reductase component, giving the protein MSAQAASVHTELDSQRQQFRQAMAHLGAAVNVITTAGAHGRCGITASAVCSVTDAPPTLLVCLNRSSAMHSVFDGNRQVCINVLPASLESIARHFAGMTGLSMEERFQLPVWDEGENGVPVLRGALASLQGTIVEAKDVGSHAVMFVQTTHIKVRSDGDSLIYFDRNFHRVPRAWKATTQS; this is encoded by the coding sequence ATGTCCGCACAAGCCGCATCCGTCCACACCGAACTCGATTCGCAGCGCCAACAGTTCCGACAAGCGATGGCCCATCTCGGCGCAGCCGTCAATGTCATCACCACCGCCGGCGCGCACGGACGATGCGGCATCACGGCAAGCGCGGTCTGCTCCGTTACCGACGCGCCGCCGACGCTGCTCGTCTGCCTCAACCGGTCGAGCGCGATGCATTCCGTCTTCGACGGCAATCGACAGGTTTGCATCAACGTCCTGCCGGCGAGTCTGGAGAGCATCGCCCGACACTTCGCGGGCATGACGGGGTTATCGATGGAAGAGCGCTTTCAGTTGCCGGTTTGGGACGAAGGCGAGAACGGCGTACCCGTTTTGCGTGGCGCGCTTGCCAGTTTGCAAGGCACGATCGTCGAAGCAAAAGATGTGGGCTCGCATGCCGTGATGTTCGTGCAAACGACGCACATCAAGGTGCGAAGCGATGGCGACAGCCTGATCTATTTCGACCGCAACTTTCATCGCGTGCCGCGAGCATGGAAGGCAACGACTCAATCGTAA
- a CDS encoding nuclear transport factor 2 family protein, with translation MNETIVERLRALEAHNAVRRTIARYMALCDVPARALEGESLAALFSDDAVWEGIGPQYANKFGRLIGPANIVAMLQRYLPPTPHFTTNTHFLTSEHTEVRGESAKGRWIMLQASGYVDGRAELIAARLEVDFVPSSHDEAIWLIRHFRTERLFDAPWSVNPARGAIA, from the coding sequence ATGAACGAGACCATCGTCGAGCGCTTGCGCGCGCTGGAGGCGCACAACGCGGTCCGCAGAACTATCGCGCGGTACATGGCGCTGTGCGACGTGCCCGCGCGCGCGCTCGAAGGCGAATCGCTCGCGGCGCTCTTTTCCGACGATGCGGTGTGGGAAGGCATCGGCCCGCAGTATGCAAACAAGTTCGGTCGCTTAATCGGACCGGCGAATATCGTCGCGATGTTGCAGCGTTATCTGCCGCCCACACCGCATTTCACGACCAACACGCACTTTCTGACGAGCGAGCATACCGAAGTGCGCGGCGAGTCGGCGAAAGGCCGCTGGATCATGTTGCAGGCTTCCGGTTATGTCGATGGCCGGGCCGAGCTCATCGCAGCGCGGCTCGAAGTGGACTTCGTGCCCTCATCGCACGACGAAGCCATCTGGCTGATCCGCCACTTCCGCACCGAGCGTCTCTTCGACGCACCGTGGTCCGTCAATCCCGCCCGAGGAGCTATCGCATGA
- a CDS encoding Rieske 2Fe-2S domain-containing protein — translation MSTPTYQTIDTSALAKRAEADRIAPSLYYDPQLFEEELERIFYKTWVWVAHESELPKPGDFVTTTIGRQPVIVVRDKTGAVNVLQNRCRHRGATVCEEHKGNAKGFTCPYHSWSYALDGTLRALPYGDGYEGVCEKGDLPLKKLRVGVYQGLIFASFNESIESLEDFLGGAKPWIDLFMKQGAGYPIKANGEHKFKFKGNWKIQLENTTDLYHFPVVHKSWMKSIDDETAAAITSFMTSDEAFCRSLGNGHSLAVLVPEIVDLDKDDGAPLPERFNELAAQLAQKHTPEEVRRIVRSLMGVGFNLNLFPNLALSMAFFRVLRPISAEETEIRHVALGMDGGPEEANRVRLRIHEHFQGPFGFGSPDDAEAWERVQRGSYAGPDVPILVNRGLNRETTAPNGEKTAHATDETGMREAYRQWRAMMEQA, via the coding sequence ATGAGTACGCCGACCTATCAAACCATCGACACGAGCGCGCTCGCGAAGCGCGCCGAGGCCGATCGCATCGCGCCTTCCCTGTACTACGATCCGCAGTTGTTCGAAGAAGAACTCGAACGCATCTTCTATAAAACGTGGGTCTGGGTCGCGCATGAGAGCGAGTTGCCGAAACCGGGCGACTTCGTGACGACCACCATCGGCCGACAGCCGGTCATCGTGGTGCGCGACAAGACGGGCGCGGTGAACGTGCTGCAAAACCGTTGCCGTCATCGCGGCGCGACCGTCTGCGAAGAGCACAAGGGCAACGCGAAGGGCTTTACGTGCCCATATCACAGCTGGTCCTATGCGCTCGACGGCACGCTGCGCGCGCTGCCCTATGGCGACGGTTATGAAGGCGTGTGCGAGAAAGGCGATCTGCCGCTCAAGAAGCTGCGCGTCGGCGTGTATCAGGGCTTGATCTTCGCGAGCTTCAATGAAAGCATCGAATCGCTCGAAGACTTTCTCGGCGGCGCGAAGCCCTGGATCGATCTCTTCATGAAGCAAGGCGCGGGCTATCCGATCAAGGCCAACGGCGAGCACAAGTTCAAGTTCAAAGGCAACTGGAAGATCCAGCTCGAGAACACGACGGACCTGTATCACTTCCCGGTCGTGCACAAGTCATGGATGAAGTCCATCGACGATGAAACCGCCGCCGCCATCACGAGCTTCATGACGAGCGACGAAGCGTTCTGCCGCTCGCTCGGCAATGGTCACAGCCTCGCGGTGCTGGTGCCGGAGATCGTCGATCTCGACAAAGACGACGGCGCGCCCTTGCCCGAGCGTTTCAATGAACTCGCCGCGCAACTCGCGCAAAAGCATACGCCCGAGGAAGTGCGCCGCATCGTGCGTTCGCTGATGGGCGTGGGCTTCAATCTGAACCTCTTTCCGAACCTTGCGTTGTCGATGGCTTTCTTCCGCGTGCTGCGGCCCATTTCCGCAGAGGAAACGGAGATTCGCCACGTCGCGCTGGGAATGGACGGCGGCCCCGAGGAAGCGAACCGAGTGCGTCTGCGCATACACGAACACTTTCAGGGTCCGTTCGGATTCGGCAGTCCCGACGACGCCGAAGCTTGGGAGCGCGTGCAGCGCGGCTCTTACGCCGGCCCCGATGTACCAATCCTCGTGAACCGCGGCCTGAACCGCGAAACCACCGCGCCGAACGGCGAAAAGACCGCGCACGCGACCGACGAAACCGGCATGCGCGAAGCGTACAGGCAATGGCGCGCAATGATGGAGCAAGCATGA
- a CDS encoding LysR family transcriptional regulator, giving the protein MNKPHLGIADLNLLRVFLAIWDLRSLTAAGDRLGLTQPAVSHALRRLRTLFDDPLFLRTPGGMVPTDAAYRLYPPLAQAFAMINDAVQQLGKFDPATAQRVFRVSMSDMSEFYFLPPLVAMLDREARGIRIEVANLPVESVSAAMRAGEIDLALGYVPGLDEGCVSQTLFVDEHVCVVRAGHPLRRAKPTREDLAALRYVYASTNATGHRMVEQWLDELNLKRDIVLRLPHFIVAPEIVMNTDLAVIFPKSIARRFNRGKAFRVLPLPFSLPPIEIEVHSHTQFASDPGIAWLRETLVAMFHQSEP; this is encoded by the coding sequence ATGAACAAGCCGCATCTCGGCATTGCCGATCTGAATCTGCTGCGCGTGTTCCTCGCCATCTGGGACTTGCGCAGTCTGACCGCCGCGGGCGACAGGCTCGGCCTCACGCAGCCCGCGGTGAGTCATGCGCTGCGCCGTCTGCGCACGCTCTTCGACGATCCGCTGTTCTTGCGCACGCCGGGCGGCATGGTGCCGACCGATGCCGCGTATCGGCTGTATCCGCCGCTCGCGCAAGCCTTCGCGATGATCAACGACGCCGTGCAGCAGCTCGGCAAGTTCGATCCCGCGACCGCGCAGCGCGTATTCCGCGTGTCGATGTCCGACATGTCGGAGTTCTATTTCCTGCCGCCGCTCGTCGCGATGCTCGACCGCGAGGCGCGCGGCATCCGCATCGAGGTGGCGAATCTTCCGGTGGAATCGGTGAGTGCCGCCATGCGCGCGGGCGAGATCGATCTTGCGCTCGGCTATGTGCCGGGGCTGGACGAAGGCTGCGTGAGCCAGACGCTCTTCGTCGACGAACATGTGTGCGTGGTGCGCGCGGGTCACCCATTACGCCGCGCGAAGCCGACGCGCGAAGACCTTGCCGCATTGCGTTATGTGTACGCGAGCACGAACGCCACGGGGCATCGCATGGTCGAGCAGTGGCTCGACGAACTCAATCTCAAGCGCGATATCGTGCTGCGCCTGCCTCATTTCATCGTCGCGCCCGAGATCGTGATGAACACCGATCTCGCCGTCATCTTCCCGAAGAGCATCGCGCGGCGCTTCAATCGCGGCAAGGCGTTTCGCGTGCTGCCGCTGCCGTTCTCGCTGCCGCCCATCGAAATCGAGGTGCATTCGCATACGCAGTTCGCATCCGATCCTGGCATCGCGTGGCTGCGGGAAACGCTCGTGGCGATGTTCCATCAGTCCGAACCCTGA
- a CDS encoding aromatic-ring-hydroxylating dioxygenase subunit beta, which translates to MMDDRNALLSDQTFACAIEFIWREAELLDRRDYRAWLELWDPKGIYVVPIDPDTTDYAATLNYAFDDQHMRELRVQRMTSGYSASASDAARTVRTVSRFTRSSESADLVEVKSSQIIIAYKRGVSTIFAADLTHKISMTDGEPRLVEKVIRLINSTEALNAIGFLL; encoded by the coding sequence ATGATGGACGACCGCAACGCACTCTTATCCGACCAGACCTTCGCATGCGCGATCGAGTTCATCTGGCGCGAAGCCGAGCTTCTGGATCGCCGTGATTACCGCGCGTGGCTAGAGCTGTGGGACCCGAAAGGCATCTACGTCGTGCCGATCGATCCCGATACGACCGACTACGCCGCGACCTTGAATTACGCATTCGACGATCAGCACATGCGCGAGCTGCGCGTGCAACGCATGACGTCGGGCTACTCGGCGTCCGCATCCGATGCGGCGCGCACGGTGCGCACGGTGTCGCGCTTCACGCGTTCGTCGGAGAGCGCCGATCTCGTCGAAGTGAAGTCGTCGCAGATCATCATCGCGTACAAGCGCGGCGTGTCGACCATCTTCGCAGCCGACCTCACGCACAAGATCAGCATGACCGACGGCGAGCCGCGTCTCGTGGAGAAGGTGATTCGTCTGATCAACTCGACCGAAGCACTGAACGCCATCGGCTTTCTGCTTTGA
- a CDS encoding MFS transporter: MSTVQSTSTTERSTAMQDRALRRIVVASVAGNAMEWYDFFVYGTAAALVFGQLFFPANADPLIGTLGAFAAFAMGFVARPLGGIVFGHIGDRYGRRASLVWTLLIMGFATFGIGLLPTYDHVGLWAPAALVGLRLLQGVASGGEWGGGVLMISESAPPEKRGYYAAWSQLGVGGGFVLSSAAFLGAQALPHDQFISWGWRLPFLASILIFALGVYIRHNLPESRDFENADKAGKTSHMPVVEVIKRHPKEILMAMGLRVAENGGAYIFLAFSLVYGKFAGISNSVMLTGVMLAMVIEMVAMLLWGKLSDRIGRKPVYMIGAVSLAVMAFPFFWLLNTHSTPLIWLALVLGTAVCHGAMIGTLPALVGELFSTEVRYSGVALGHEVASIFAGGMSPLIATALLSRYHAYWPVALFLIVLGLITVVTLKFTHETRQQ, translated from the coding sequence ATGTCCACGGTTCAATCAACTTCCACGACGGAACGCAGCACGGCCATGCAGGACCGCGCACTGAGACGCATCGTCGTGGCATCGGTCGCCGGCAACGCGATGGAGTGGTACGACTTCTTCGTCTACGGCACCGCCGCCGCGCTGGTCTTCGGACAATTGTTCTTTCCCGCCAACGCGGACCCGCTGATCGGCACGCTCGGCGCGTTCGCCGCGTTCGCAATGGGCTTCGTCGCCCGGCCGCTCGGCGGCATCGTGTTCGGGCATATCGGCGATCGGTACGGACGTCGCGCTTCGCTCGTATGGACGCTGCTCATCATGGGCTTCGCGACCTTCGGCATCGGCCTCTTGCCCACATACGACCACGTCGGCTTGTGGGCGCCGGCCGCGCTCGTCGGACTGCGGCTGTTGCAGGGCGTCGCGTCGGGCGGCGAATGGGGCGGCGGCGTGCTCATGATCAGCGAAAGCGCGCCGCCGGAAAAGCGCGGCTATTACGCGGCATGGAGCCAGCTCGGCGTGGGCGGCGGCTTCGTGCTGTCGTCAGCAGCTTTTCTCGGCGCGCAGGCGTTGCCGCACGATCAGTTCATCTCGTGGGGCTGGCGTCTGCCGTTTCTCGCGAGCATCCTGATCTTCGCGCTCGGCGTCTATATTCGCCACAACCTTCCCGAGAGCCGCGACTTCGAGAACGCGGACAAGGCGGGCAAGACATCGCACATGCCGGTGGTGGAAGTCATCAAGCGGCACCCGAAAGAGATTCTCATGGCGATGGGCTTGCGCGTGGCGGAAAACGGCGGCGCGTATATCTTTCTCGCGTTCTCGCTGGTGTACGGCAAGTTCGCCGGCATCTCGAACTCGGTCATGCTCACGGGCGTGATGCTCGCGATGGTCATCGAAATGGTCGCGATGCTTCTATGGGGCAAGCTCTCCGACCGCATCGGCCGCAAGCCGGTATATATGATCGGCGCAGTCTCGCTCGCGGTGATGGCGTTCCCCTTCTTCTGGCTGCTCAATACGCATTCGACGCCGCTCATCTGGCTCGCGCTCGTGCTCGGCACGGCTGTCTGTCACGGCGCGATGATCGGCACGCTGCCCGCGCTCGTCGGTGAACTGTTCAGCACGGAAGTGCGCTACTCGGGCGTCGCGCTGGGGCATGAAGTCGCTTCGATCTTCGCGGGCGGAATGTCGCCGCTCATTGCGACGGCGCTGCTTTCGCGCTATCACGCGTACTGGCCGGTCGCCCTCTTTCTCATCGTGCTCGGACTCATTACCGTCGTGACCTTGAAGTTCACGCACGAAACGCGTCAGCAGTAA
- a CDS encoding helix-turn-helix domain-containing GNAT family N-acetyltransferase, protein MSPENRQTAPSSNTVRQVRDSSRKLVRELGFMSATLAGTDLSPSAVHAVLEIGASPGMNGKELAELLRLDKSNSSRQIARLEAAGIVERRASDGDARSSELYLTHAGKLLRQKIDRFASTQVSKALGRLSHSDQLALVRTVGLYADALGQDNGANAPMNKTLSASIVEGYRPGCIGDVASLHGRFYAQHWGFGAFFEKRVATELAAFAEALPQEGKALWLGERDGRTLASLAIDGNLKSGVAHLRWFIVDDALRGTGIGRQLMTRAMEFVDAHFAETYLSTFKGLDAARHLYESFGFKLCEEAQGTQWGTSVTEQRFVRRTACP, encoded by the coding sequence ATGTCACCCGAAAATCGTCAGACCGCCCCGTCGTCGAACACCGTGCGCCAGGTCCGTGATTCCTCCCGCAAGCTGGTTCGCGAACTAGGATTCATGAGCGCAACGCTGGCAGGCACCGACCTTTCGCCGTCTGCCGTACATGCAGTGCTCGAAATCGGCGCAAGTCCCGGAATGAACGGTAAGGAACTGGCAGAGCTGCTGAGATTGGATAAGTCCAACAGCAGCAGGCAAATCGCGCGTCTGGAGGCGGCCGGAATCGTCGAGCGACGCGCGTCCGACGGCGACGCCCGCTCTTCAGAACTCTATTTGACGCATGCAGGAAAGTTACTCAGGCAGAAGATCGACCGCTTCGCGTCTACTCAGGTGTCGAAGGCGCTCGGGCGCTTGAGCCATTCCGATCAATTGGCCTTGGTGCGTACAGTCGGACTGTATGCCGATGCATTGGGGCAAGACAATGGAGCCAACGCACCGATGAACAAAACGCTTTCTGCGTCGATAGTCGAGGGGTACCGGCCCGGCTGCATCGGTGATGTGGCCAGCTTGCACGGGCGCTTTTATGCGCAGCACTGGGGTTTCGGCGCCTTCTTCGAAAAGAGAGTCGCGACGGAACTGGCCGCGTTCGCCGAAGCGTTGCCGCAAGAGGGCAAAGCGCTCTGGCTCGGTGAACGCGACGGCCGCACGCTTGCATCCCTTGCCATCGATGGGAATCTCAAGAGCGGAGTAGCGCATCTGCGTTGGTTCATCGTGGACGACGCGTTGCGCGGTACGGGCATAGGAAGGCAACTCATGACGCGCGCAATGGAGTTCGTCGACGCGCATTTCGCCGAGACGTACCTGTCTACCTTCAAGGGTCTGGACGCAGCGAGGCACCTGTATGAGTCATTCGGCTTCAAACTGTGCGAAGAAGCTCAGGGCACGCAATGGGGAACAAGCGTCACGGAACAACGCTTTGTTCGTCGAACCGCCTGCCCCTAG
- a CDS encoding tautomerase family protein, with product MPTLEVYLPQGHADDRKASLIHGLTQATVDAIGAPAESVRILLSELPASNIGLGGKLTPAALPVIIAILIAGRTEAQKEALIAHLCETSAAVLDVPLQSTRVMIKDIPNTDFGLGGKTARALGR from the coding sequence ATGCCGACTCTCGAAGTCTATCTGCCGCAAGGCCATGCCGATGATCGCAAGGCCTCGCTCATTCACGGTCTGACACAGGCGACCGTCGATGCGATCGGCGCGCCGGCTGAATCGGTGCGCATTCTGTTGTCGGAGTTGCCGGCGTCGAACATCGGTCTGGGCGGAAAACTTACGCCTGCTGCGTTGCCGGTCATCATCGCGATTCTGATTGCAGGCCGCACGGAAGCGCAGAAGGAAGCGTTGATCGCGCACCTCTGCGAAACCAGCGCCGCAGTGCTCGACGTGCCGTTGCAGTCCACGCGCGTGATGATCAAGGACATACCGAACACGGATTTCGGTCTCGGCGGAAAGACCGCTCGCGCGCTCGGTCGATAG
- a CDS encoding PDR/VanB family oxidoreductase, with amino-acid sequence MELFKVRVDAVREEAHGVRSFSISRVDGLPFEQYEPGAHIDVTGPSGITRQYSLCGDPECVESQVFAVKKEEQSRGGSRSLHEEVSIGTELSVGAPRNLFKLEEGASEHILIGAGIGITPLLSMAYRLAARNARFTLHYFARSERHAAFMTLLTRAPFESHVKLHFGVQRDALPAALDACLRDAGPDAHVYTCGPAPFMDLVVDRAQAHLPAESIHLERFKAEPAPTVEASLDSFDVQLASTGQTVHVDAKTSIVDALASIGIEVDTSCGEGVCGTCMVDVVSGEPEHRDHCLSKAERASNTVICCCVSRSRSPVLVLDL; translated from the coding sequence ATGGAACTCTTCAAAGTCCGCGTCGACGCAGTGCGAGAGGAAGCGCACGGCGTGCGCTCGTTCAGTATCTCCCGCGTCGACGGCCTGCCCTTCGAGCAGTATGAGCCCGGCGCGCATATCGACGTGACCGGTCCGTCCGGCATCACGCGTCAATACTCGCTGTGTGGCGATCCGGAATGCGTCGAATCGCAAGTGTTCGCCGTGAAGAAGGAAGAGCAGTCGCGCGGCGGATCGCGCTCGCTGCATGAGGAAGTGAGCATCGGCACAGAATTGTCGGTCGGCGCGCCACGCAACCTTTTCAAGCTCGAAGAAGGCGCGAGCGAACATATCCTTATCGGCGCGGGTATCGGCATTACACCGCTGCTTTCGATGGCGTATCGCCTCGCCGCGCGCAACGCACGCTTCACGCTGCACTACTTCGCGCGCAGCGAACGTCACGCGGCCTTCATGACGCTACTCACGCGCGCGCCTTTCGAAAGCCACGTGAAGCTGCATTTCGGCGTGCAGCGCGATGCGCTACCCGCCGCACTCGATGCATGTCTGCGCGATGCAGGTCCCGATGCGCACGTGTACACCTGCGGCCCGGCCCCGTTCATGGATCTCGTCGTCGACAGAGCACAGGCGCATTTGCCGGCCGAATCGATTCATCTCGAACGCTTCAAAGCCGAGCCTGCGCCCACGGTCGAAGCTTCACTCGATAGCTTCGACGTGCAGCTTGCGAGCACGGGTCAGACGGTGCATGTCGATGCGAAGACGTCCATCGTCGATGCGCTCGCTTCTATCGGCATCGAAGTGGATACGTCCTGCGGGGAAGGCGTGTGCGGCACCTGCATGGTGGATGTCGTGAGCGGCGAGCCGGAGCATCGCGACCATTGCCTGAGCAAGGCGGAACGCGCGAGCAACACGGTCATCTGCTGTTGCGTGTCGCGTTCGCGTTCTCCGGTGCTGGTGCTGGATCTCTAG
- a CDS encoding LysR family transcriptional regulator: MTSIDHIDLNLLRVFQAIVEERSLTKAGERLALSQPAVSYSLGRLRTLFDDTLFIRTKAGMQPTPVALELAEIVGRALDTVRQALRYAERFEPATSTRSFRLSLSDAGEMAYLPALCAALQSAAPRVKLVVEPLPVEDIEEALRSSRLDFAIGNLPALLPRTRYQLLFEESYVCMTRKRSDLPAGDTLKLEHFLAASHVQVRSLEHSHHALDDALRAQGVGRNIALALPHFVAVPGVLAATNLLATLPERLAHILNRNDAFRIYALPVPLPKAAVTMHWHEHFHEDEGIAWMRGLISDILANFRKS; encoded by the coding sequence ATGACCTCCATTGACCACATCGATCTCAATCTGCTGCGCGTGTTTCAGGCCATCGTGGAAGAGCGCAGTCTGACGAAAGCGGGCGAGCGGCTTGCCCTATCGCAGCCCGCAGTGAGTTACTCGCTCGGACGGCTGCGCACGCTCTTCGACGACACGCTTTTCATCCGCACCAAAGCGGGCATGCAGCCGACGCCCGTGGCGCTGGAGCTCGCGGAAATCGTCGGACGCGCGCTCGATACGGTGCGTCAGGCGCTGCGTTATGCGGAGCGATTCGAACCGGCGACGAGCACGCGCAGCTTCCGTCTCTCGCTGTCCGACGCGGGTGAAATGGCGTACTTGCCGGCGCTGTGCGCCGCATTGCAGAGCGCCGCGCCGCGCGTGAAGCTCGTCGTCGAGCCGCTGCCGGTGGAAGACATAGAAGAAGCATTGCGGTCGAGCAGGCTCGACTTCGCCATCGGCAATCTGCCTGCGTTGCTGCCGCGCACGCGTTATCAACTATTGTTCGAGGAGTCGTATGTGTGCATGACGCGCAAGCGCAGCGATCTGCCCGCGGGCGATACGCTCAAGCTGGAGCATTTTCTAGCCGCATCGCATGTGCAGGTGCGATCGCTCGAACACAGTCATCACGCACTGGACGATGCGTTGCGCGCGCAAGGCGTGGGGCGAAATATCGCGTTGGCGTTACCGCATTTCGTCGCCGTGCCGGGCGTGCTCGCGGCGACGAATCTGCTCGCGACGCTGCCCGAGCGGCTCGCGCATATCCTCAATCGCAATGATGCTTTCCGCATCTATGCGTTGCCTGTGCCCTTGCCGAAAGCCGCTGTCACGATGCACTGGCACGAGCACTTTCATGAGGACGAAGGCATTGCGTGGATGCGCGGGCTCATCTCCGACATCCTCGCGAACTTCAGGAAGTCCTAG